One window of Methanogenium organophilum genomic DNA carries:
- the thsA gene encoding thermosome subunit alpha — MLAGQPVVILRDNVDRIGGNEAQRSNIMAAKAIAEAVRTTLGPRGMDKMMVSQSGGDVVITNDGATILHEMAVEHPAAKLVIEVAETQDNEVGDGTTTASIFIGNLMEQAETLLTRKIHPTVIANGYRLGMQKAMEIIDEQVITANGDDRETLIKVAGTAVTGKSIEGVKDKITNIVVDAVLAVAQKDEDGKFTVDEDDVQIKTMVGDHMEDAEMLEGFLLDKTRVQHSMPKHLEGAKIAMLSQPLEVTKTQVKSKIKITTAEQMEAFSEQETETLRGLAAEIVASGANTVFCGKGIADAVQYYLAKENVIAIQDIPDSDMKKLARAVGATIVNKPEDLSEDVLGEAGLIEEMKDITITKITNCKNPQIVSILLKGTSQVFIDELERAVYDAARVVMDAMEDGEFLVGGAAIDTELMIKIGEFAATQEGRTQLAIEAFARMFEIIPFTLAENSGYDPIDKLVALKTAHANGNNHAGLNVFTGEVVDMYAEGVIEPARVKRQAIMSASETAALIIRVDDMMISKNASQMGM, encoded by the coding sequence ATGTTAGCGGGACAACCAGTAGTTATATTACGGGACAATGTAGACCGCATTGGCGGGAACGAAGCCCAGAGATCCAATATTATGGCGGCGAAGGCAATCGCCGAAGCCGTGCGCACCACCCTCGGCCCCCGGGGAATGGACAAGATGATGGTCTCACAGTCCGGTGGAGATGTGGTCATTACCAATGACGGTGCCACCATTCTTCACGAGATGGCAGTCGAACACCCAGCCGCAAAACTCGTAATCGAGGTGGCTGAGACACAGGACAATGAAGTCGGTGACGGTACCACCACCGCATCCATCTTCATCGGCAACCTGATGGAACAGGCAGAGACCCTCCTCACCCGGAAGATCCACCCGACGGTCATCGCAAACGGATACCGTCTCGGGATGCAGAAGGCAATGGAGATAATCGACGAGCAGGTCATTACCGCAAACGGAGACGACCGCGAGACACTCATCAAGGTCGCAGGCACGGCAGTCACCGGCAAGTCCATCGAAGGTGTCAAGGACAAGATCACAAACATCGTGGTCGATGCAGTCCTTGCAGTCGCACAGAAGGATGAAGACGGAAAGTTCACCGTCGATGAGGACGACGTCCAGATCAAGACCATGGTCGGCGACCACATGGAAGACGCGGAGATGCTTGAGGGATTCCTCCTCGATAAGACCCGTGTCCAGCACTCCATGCCAAAGCATCTCGAGGGTGCAAAGATTGCCATGCTCTCCCAGCCGCTCGAGGTGACAAAGACCCAGGTGAAGTCCAAGATTAAGATCACCACAGCTGAACAGATGGAAGCCTTCAGCGAACAGGAGACCGAAACCCTCCGCGGCCTTGCAGCAGAGATTGTTGCCTCCGGCGCAAACACCGTCTTCTGTGGAAAGGGCATTGCAGACGCAGTCCAGTACTACCTTGCAAAAGAGAATGTCATCGCGATCCAGGACATCCCTGATTCCGATATGAAGAAGCTTGCACGCGCTGTTGGTGCGACCATTGTGAACAAGCCCGAAGACCTCTCAGAAGATGTACTCGGTGAGGCAGGACTCATCGAGGAGATGAAGGACATCACCATTACGAAGATCACAAACTGCAAGAACCCGCAGATTGTGAGCATCCTCTTAAAGGGCACCTCACAGGTCTTCATCGATGAACTCGAGCGTGCAGTCTATGACGCCGCCCGTGTTGTGATGGACGCCATGGAGGACGGAGAATTCCTCGTCGGCGGTGCTGCAATCGATACCGAACTGATGATAAAGATCGGCGAATTCGCCGCCACCCAGGAAGGCAGAACACAGCTCGCAATCGAGGCATTCGCCCGGATGTTTGAGATCATCCCGTTCACCCTCGCGGAGAACTCCGGCTATGATCCGATTGACAAACTCGTCGCCCTGAAGACTGCACATGCAAACGGCAACAACCATGCAGGACTCAATGTCTTCACCGGCGAAGTCGTGGACATGTATGCAGAGGGCGTCATCGAGCCGGCCCGTGTCAAGCGTCAGGCAATCATGTCTGCATCCGAGACTGCGGCACTCATCATCCGTGTCGACGACATGATGATCTCCAAGAACGCATCCCAAATGGGAATGTAA
- a CDS encoding orotate phosphoribosyltransferase-like protein, protein MSSLDELIGKAKLLHAEGHSPSQIADELSLSMETVTWLLTQQKDTEAPKDIHINWTVIGGNADMLRDAALLLLKRYYYGEAEARDCTPTDIPAPDLVVGVAHSGIPLATIIAAEEGAQFTMYHPKKHAQGDNPVGSMSGNFAPVQGRHCLVIDDVITSGNTMTDVINHLRNHGAVPEAVCVLFNKRNIQEIDGVPVYSLFQVSRID, encoded by the coding sequence ATGTCTTCCCTCGATGAACTGATCGGAAAGGCAAAACTGCTGCACGCCGAAGGGCACAGCCCAAGCCAGATCGCCGATGAACTCTCTTTGTCCATGGAAACCGTGACCTGGCTTCTTACCCAGCAGAAGGACACCGAGGCACCGAAGGACATCCATATCAACTGGACGGTCATCGGAGGGAATGCTGACATGCTGCGTGACGCGGCCCTGCTCCTCCTCAAACGGTACTACTACGGTGAGGCAGAGGCACGGGACTGCACCCCTACCGACATCCCGGCACCGGATCTGGTCGTGGGAGTAGCCCACTCGGGCATCCCCCTCGCAACGATCATCGCGGCTGAAGAAGGAGCACAGTTCACCATGTACCACCCAAAGAAGCATGCACAGGGCGACAATCCTGTGGGCTCCATGTCCGGCAACTTCGCACCGGTGCAGGGCAGGCACTGCCTGGTAATAGATGACGTGATCACCTCCGGCAATACGATGACAGACGTCATCAATCATCTCAGAAACCACGGGGCCGTGCCGGAAGCAGTATGTGTCCTGTTCAATAAAAGAAATATCCAGGAGATAGACGGCGTCCCGGTATACAGTCTGTTTCAGGTCTCACGGATTGACTGA
- a CDS encoding ribose-phosphate diphosphokinase: MKVACTEKSQILGSKVAKALDLPLVYTQFKAFPDGELYLKTGAPDEETLLVSSTVDNQSLIQLLLMIDACEGSEITLVLPYMGYARQDKRFNDGEPVSSRAVARALSAGVSRVITVNIHEDSVLSHFRAPAEDITLAPEMARWIEGLGCDDPLILAPDKGAAAFAAEIAKNGGWETDHLSKTRLSGEEVRIAPSSVDAEGRDIVITDDIISTGGTLATAAGMLKDGGARSVHAACVHGVFASGGFARLRAAGLASVASSDTIESAASTFSAAGMIADAIRK; the protein is encoded by the coding sequence ATGAAGGTCGCATGTACAGAAAAATCCCAGATTCTGGGCTCAAAGGTTGCAAAAGCACTTGATTTGCCACTTGTTTATACACAGTTCAAAGCATTCCCGGACGGAGAATTATACCTGAAGACAGGTGCTCCGGACGAGGAAACCCTGCTGGTATCAAGCACTGTTGACAACCAGTCATTAATTCAGCTGTTGCTGATGATAGATGCCTGTGAAGGAAGCGAGATCACCCTAGTTCTGCCGTATATGGGTTATGCAAGACAGGATAAGCGGTTTAATGACGGCGAACCGGTGAGCAGCCGGGCGGTCGCCCGGGCACTCTCCGCGGGCGTATCACGGGTCATTACCGTGAATATCCACGAAGATTCGGTTCTCTCCCACTTCCGCGCACCGGCAGAGGATATTACACTCGCACCGGAGATGGCACGGTGGATAGAGGGACTCGGATGTGATGACCCCCTCATCCTCGCACCGGATAAAGGGGCGGCCGCGTTTGCTGCAGAGATTGCAAAGAACGGCGGATGGGAGACCGACCACCTCTCCAAGACCCGCCTGTCGGGAGAAGAGGTCAGAATTGCCCCGTCATCCGTTGACGCAGAGGGCCGTGACATTGTCATCACCGATGACATCATCTCAACCGGAGGCACCCTTGCCACCGCAGCGGGGATGCTGAAGGACGGCGGCGCCCGGTCGGTTCATGCCGCCTGTGTCCACGGGGTCTTCGCCTCCGGCGGGTTTGCCCGCCTCAGGGCGGCAGGGCTCGCATCGGTCGCATCCTCCGACACCATTGAATCGGCGGCATCCACGTTCTCCGCCGCCGGGATGATCGCAGACGCCATACGAAAATAA
- a CDS encoding NOB1 family endonuclease, producing the protein MEEHTKKRVVLDASVFFTDLPVEGECYTTPAVLSEIKTQAAKMRLALLEEQGLRIHAPGPAATAEVAVAARKSGDATVLSETDTGILALARELDAAVMTDDFAVQNTAQRLGVPVIPILQRRAKKRTWKYRCTGCGRYWSAPGVCQVCGAEIRRAGSGKKY; encoded by the coding sequence ATGGAAGAACATACCAAAAAACGGGTGGTGCTCGACGCATCCGTCTTTTTTACCGACCTGCCGGTGGAAGGGGAGTGCTACACCACCCCCGCTGTTTTAAGCGAAATCAAGACCCAGGCGGCCAAAATGCGCCTCGCACTTCTCGAAGAGCAGGGTCTCCGCATTCATGCACCCGGACCGGCCGCCACAGCTGAGGTCGCAGTGGCCGCCCGGAAAAGCGGGGACGCAACTGTCCTCTCGGAAACCGACACCGGCATCCTTGCCCTTGCGAGGGAACTGGACGCAGCAGTCATGACCGATGACTTTGCGGTGCAGAACACGGCACAGCGCCTGGGAGTCCCCGTGATCCCCATCCTGCAGCGGCGGGCCAAAAAACGGACATGGAAGTACCGCTGCACCGGATGCGGCCGCTACTGGTCCGCCCCAGGCGTTTGCCAGGTCTGCGGTGCGGAGATCAGGCGGGCAGGCTCCGGAAAAAAGTATTAG